A region of the Veillonellales bacterium genome:
CTGGTCTGTCCAAAAATTTACCGGATATCCCGTCGTCAATATATTCTATAATGTTTGTAATTCCCTTGTTGAGCAGAAAGGCTTTACAGGAAGCTATTTGATCGTCAAGGCTATAGCCTGTTTTCGCCTGGTCCTCTGTCGATACACGGGCGTAAATAGCAGCGTTTAGCATAATATTACCTCTAAAATTTAAGTATAAGTGGAATGAAGCGGAGAAAATCCTCTATCCGAAAGAAGTGGCTGTAATAACGAATCAACCAGGGGCCAACCTCTCTGTAAAGTTGCATTTTTGCGTTCTATTAAATAATAGACAAGCAAAACAGCAGGTTGCCGATATATCCATGATAAGTTATAGTTTCTCGTTATTAGTATTTCAAATTCTGACTGCTTTTGCTGTAAAAAATCCTTTACTTCTTCGAATTCAACATTGCTAAGCATGGGAAGCAATTGATCAATTAGAAATGTGTTGGCATTTGGATCAAATTTTTCCCGATATTCCAATGGATAATATTGGATGCAAAATTCGGCCCATTTTTCATGCTCTGAACTTTTCTCTGCTATTTTCTCCATTGCCTCCAAGAAAAAGTGGTCAGCTGACTCAACTAAGGCCATGCTTCGTGCCATGCATCGCTTTACTTGTGAATCAGCTTTAACTTGTGATTTGTAGGTTGTGTCATGCGACATCTCAGCATATGCATGCTGGAGCAACGTTCTAATTTGTATCTCACAAGGTGTATTAGGAGAAATTTTTTCATTCCGATATTCCACTTGGGTTATGTTATAAACAACGTAGTGTACAGATTCATAGGTAAAAAGTTCAGGAGATTTTTCTCTTTCATCTTCGAAGTCTCTATCTTTCGACGCTTTCCATAATACTCCGTCCTGATCTTCAATGATTTTTTTGATTATATCTATATCAGTAGTAAGTAATACAACAAAACGGACGCCAACTTTGTCAGTGATGTCTTCGTAGGGAGAGGTATAATCCTTTCCTCGATGAAAAGCTTTAGCAATAAGCGAATCAACTTCTTTAATACGAGGTTTACCCAATGGAATCTTTAAAAATAAATCTATATTTTTAACTCTATCTTTCAAAATATTGAATATGGAGTCTTGGACAAAGTACCCCCATGAACGAAAAACAGGTATTTCTCCGATATAACGGTTTCGAAATTCTGTTTCATCCATAGCGGAGCCCTCCTTAAGAATCTTGGCTAGTAATACGTCCTTTTATTTTTAGTGACGTATAATCTGTTACTTCATTATAACTTTCCATGACCAATAAATCATCTGTATTTTGGCCGGAAGCAGGAGATGGAAAACTTATTTTTACACCAGTATTAAACTTCATTCGTCGAATTTTTAGTTTTCTATTAATACGCGAGATATCTTTTGATATTGCTATTAGTGGTAATTTATCCTGTGTTAATCGAGAAGTATATTGATCGATTATTTCTGGATCTTCAAAATAAGTATTCGCAAAATGCTGACCGTTTATTACCGCTGACTGGTCAGACTTTAAATATGTATGTAATGAATTTACTAATTCAATCTTTTTCTCATCAGTAAAATTTGAATTATTTACAATAAAATCTTTAGTTGAAGAATAAAAGGTTTCGGTTTGGTGTGCTGCATTCACTAATTGTTTACATCCTAAAAAGGTTTGATAAAAATAATTAGCAAGGCAGACAGTTCCGTTATGAACTGCATTTTGATCAAACACATAGATTGATAAGTCATTCGGATTAATGGGAGAATTAGTATTATCTCTAACAAAAAAACCAATTTTATAAAGCCTTTGAGCATTCGTTAAAAAGAGATTAGATAAAAAATCTACTTGGTTAACATCTTGAATATGAAATCCGGTTTCACCTTCAGCCTTAATTAAAGCAATAAATTGTTGCTGAGAAGCGCCTGTCCTGCCAGAAAGGGAAACTAGAATTCCTTCTGGAATTCGATTATTTGATTGAGATTGAAATAGCTTTTGTGCCAAGGAAATGGTTTTAGAAATAAAGGTTTCATCAGAAGAATTTTCCATAATGCTAATTACCTGTGTAACGGATGAAACATCGGTAGTATCATTAACCTGCATCTCTAGGCAATTAGATCCTTTTCCCATGACATCAGTAACCCTTCTAGTTAGTGCCGCCAGAGCTTCACCATCCAAGTGAATAATCTCATGACTAAAAATAGGAGCAGCTCCTGCAAGTGAATTTGGCACTTGATGGATGATTGTTTTATCAATGGACATCATAGCTAAATCAATCATAATTTAACACTCTCCCTTAATGATATTATTGCAGGTTAAAAATAAAAAGACACAGCTTGTCCAATTCTGCTGTGTCTTTTAGTATTACTTAGCTTTTTTAAGTGCGGCTACTTCTGATTCGGTTTGCAGTTGTCTCATGGCAAGAATATTAATGGATTCTCCTTGAACGGCTTGAGTAGAAGCTATTTTGTCAATTTTTTTATCCGCTAATTGCAGTATGCTAATGACATCTTTATCGATTTTTGCATCTAGTTTGGTAATATCAGCTTTTGTAGCCATATTCGATTCGACATTTGACAGCCTTTTGTCTATGCCAGATAATTGTTCTTCCACGCCAGAAAACTTTTTTAAGAGCAGTTCTAATAATTCACGGTCAGTCATTTTATTCCACCTTCCCGATGCTTGATAGCGTACTCTTACTTTGCCCGGCGTTTATTCGATTTGGTTTTATCCAGGACAGATATTTGAATATCATGCATTCCAACTTTGGTTTCAATACGGTTAAGTTGTTCCGTATGACGGTCGAGAATTTCAGCGTTTTGATGATAGCCGTCAAGGAGAGCAGTAAGCGAGGTACCGTGGTTGTTTTCGATACGGGCAAGGGATTGTTTAACTTCCCTAAGTTCTTCTTTGGTGCTCATTTCGTTACGAATGGATTTCAATTCATTTAAAACAAGTGCCTGGAATTCTTCATTGGTCATAAGCTCACTTCCTTAATAACCAGCTATTCTTTAAAAAATCTTCAACGTAATATTGTTCTAGGTCATAAAAATGCGAAAGCAGCTCGACCGCGAATTTATCAGCTTCATCTTCTTTGTGGCTGTTGGGTAGAAGGTTCTACCTGCTATGCTATAGCTTGTATACTGGGGATGAAGGAGAATGTGAGCGATTTCATGGGCGACCACTGCTTTGATTTGCCATTCTTCGGTCAATCTATTATTTATAGCAATATACTTTCTGCGAAGTATGCGCTTCCAAAATCCATTTACTTGGCTTGGAGTTTTACAGTATATAATTCTTATTTTAAGAGTTGTGGCAATAGAGATAGGATCGTTAGTGTCATATCTTTTTATAAGGTTGCGCACACGTAAAGGAATATTATACATGGAATCATCCCTTATTTCTTGCGCTTGTTTTGTTCTTTAGCATCCCAATACATCAGTTCAATAATTTTTGCTATTTTTTCTTTGTCCGCTGGCGAGGCTATTTCACCATTAAGAGTATAATCTTCCTGCTCAAGGATTCTTAATAAGTCCTTGGGTTTTTTCTTTTGGGGTGGATTGCTAGGCGTGGGATTGTTTGATTGTGCCAGTATATAATCTGTCGATACACTAAAATATTTTGCCATCTTTTTTAAAGTTGTTTGACTAGGCTGCTTTTTATTTGATTCGTAATAGGCTATAGTGCTTTGACTAAGATTAAGTTTAGCTCCTAATTCTTGCTGTGATAGTTTTGATTCTTCACGTAATGTTTTTAGGCGTTCTCCGAACGTAGACACAATACAACGCACCTCACTTATGACTATATTTTACAATATTACTATCGGTCATAATAGCATATATGACCGATGGATATATTTTTTTGAAAAACGATTGACATTATGACTAGCAGTCATAATAATAAAACTATAGAACATGACTGGTGGTCATAGCAGGAGGCGGTGAAATGAAAAATCAAAGATTGATTGATAAAAGAAGCGAGTTGGGATTAACTCAAATCAAACTTTCTGAAATAGTAGGTATTTCGCAAAGTATGCTGGCTCGTATTGAATCTGGTTGCAGAGAACCGAGCAAAGAAACAAAAATTGAAATTGCCTGTTATTTTGGGGTTACTGTTGAGTGGCTTTTTTATGAAGATTTTTATGACTCAAAGTCATGCAAGCAATCCAACCCCAAGCCGGCAGCATAGGAGGGTATGGTGGAATATTAAAGGTCGTAAGAATATTAGATGAATTTCGCATTATTGTAAATTACGGCAGTAACAGCGGGGCAAAAGTTGGTCAAAAGATGATGGTTATTCAGAGCCATGAAACTATTTATGATCCGGAAACACATGCTGACTTGGGCAATATTTCGATCAATAAAGCCATTATTGCCATCAAAGAAGTTTATCCTCTTTTCTGTGTATGCGTAAACGGGGAGGAACAAAATCCATTTTTGATGTCAAGACGATTGAATGTTGATATTGGAGAGATATCCTTTGGTCCACCATCAACAATTCAAATTAACGTTAACAAAATTACTCAAAGAAAAAAGAATATCTCAAGCGGAATTGCACCGGCGCTCCGGTATTAGTGAATCTTTCATTTCGGAGTTATGCGCCGGTAAAAAACAGCCAACGGTTACGACAGCAAAAAAGCTGGCTGCAGGTCTTGAGGTAACAATTTCTCAACTGTTGGATGATAGATCATAGTACCGGCATGCGGCGGACGGGGTAATCAGTATCAGGGATGCTGGAGATTTATTCATCGAAAAGGCTACTCTCCGAACCATAAGCCGACAGCGTAGGAGGTGATAGGGGTGACTAAAATAACAAAGATCGATAAACCCAAAAACGAAGGTGTGCTATATGATGCTTTGTTTCAAGAATCAATTCAAGGAAATCTGTTATGGGTAAGGGTTATTGTGCAAAAGCCACCTTCCGGTATAGGGGAATATTCTTCTATTGCAAATTCTGTTGCTTTGGAGCTAACTGGTGAAAAAATGACACTAAAAGAAGAAATTAATAACAGTTTAGCCGTGATTGGAGCAATGCTAACCGAAGACCTTACAGACCAATTGATCCAGCAACCCACTTCAGAAGAAATCCAGCAATCTGGCCGGTAATCCAAGAATGTTTTTGCATAGTATCACTAAAACGACTTAAGTATCCTTTTGATATTGGAATGTTGTGATCTTCAATAATTTTCAATTGATTGCGAAGCTCATCAAGTTCTTTTCTTTCTTCTGAGCCTTCCACGATGATAAAAGTCCTGCCAAGTTATAATTGTTGCCGGATATTCCCCGATTTAAAAAAGATTGTGTTCAAGCGGACAACCAGTATCAGCATATCTTATACGGGAGGGGTGAGGATGTTAACCGAAGATTCGTATTGTCCTCCGTTATCAGAGGCTGCGGAGGAAGCGATGGCAAAGGCAATTGCTGAAATAATAATCGCCAGAATGGAAGCTGCAAATGCATCTGAAAAGGCCGAGTAAAATCGGCTGATCAAATTTTGGACAAACGGAGGGGTGAGCACAGGATAAGATGGTCCGGGTTTGCGCTGATACTTACAACTGTAGAAAATCGTTTATAAGGAAGGTGTTTGTTTGATAGGACTTTGGATGGCGATAGGCCATGGCGGGTTTGAGGCAGGGGCATTGCTTTTAGCAGTATTTTTATTACTCCAGCTTTGCGAGATGAAGGGTGGAACGCACAATGACACTCCGTGAGCATATCCGGCAAAGAGACCGGCAGCGTCGAATTGTAACGCTTGTTGTGATGATATCCTGTTTGGCTGTTCTTACGGTATTTACTTGTGGCAATGCGGCACCCAAGGGACAGCTGATGACTGAGACTTATACTGTGGTGGCAGGCGATACACTCTGGGATATAGCCGGGAAGTATATGCAGAAAAACACTTACGCGCCACGGGAAATCCGCGAATTTTACCAGGGAATCATTGAGTTGAATTATGATTCGGTGTTCTCTGACAGGCAGCCGGGCGATATTCGGACGGGTGACCGATTGCAGATTAATTATTGGATAAAAAATTGAGCCTGCCCGTGAGCAGCGGACAGGCCGGAAAGGGTGAGGAGTAAGGAAATCCTCTTAGGTACATTATCGCACTGAAAGGGGGTGAAGAAGTTGCCCGAGCTGGCTAAATACAAGCCATTTATGGCGGCTCGAAGGATTAAAGTTATTTATCTGGCGTTGCGGGAGTTTCGGGGATGGAGTAGAGAAAAGGCTTCGATGCTTACGGCTATGAGCCCCAAAACGATTGAACGTATTGATAAAGGCAAGGACCCGACAAAAGACCAGGTAAAGATGATGGACAAGGTTTACGGCTGCCAGGGAGAATTGATCGACTACTGGTTAGGACGGCTAAAGCTTAGCTGCCAAGTGTTAAGGAAATCATTTGGGAGAAAAGAAAAATCGCCTGTGTTAGCGCACAGACGATAAGTAAAGCAATATAAAAAAATCTTCTACCGCCATTGTACCACGCCGGTGCAATGGCGGTCAATCGGAGGCGGCAGATGGACCAAGAATATCAGCAGGGTTTTACCGATGCATCCCAGGTCAGAATCGAGTCCAAGACGCCGCAGGAAATGTTGCTAAATATTAAAATTGCCCGGTCCATAGGAAACGCCTACTGGACCGGGTACGCCGATAGGATGACAGAGATTTATTTTGAAAGGTGGGGTGAACATGGTAAGTGCTTTGACGGAAAAATACCGGAAGTTAATGGAGCAGCGAGTCAATGAATATATTCGGGCCAGGGAAGAAGCTGAGCAGCAGCCATACGACAAAGTATCAACGGAAACACTGATTGCTGTTGAAAAAGAATACGAATCTGATGGCGCGCACGGCAATATCGCGGCTTTAGCGCATGCACATGTGATATCAACAATACTTTGGACTCGGGGAGAACGGGTCAAGGATGTAGTGGCGTGAATACCGTTTGCGAGAAGTGCGGAGCGCAGGGGATTATAACCTTCGATTCCCGGCTGGTGGCAGTATTTAAGTGCCCGAAATGCGGGCATAGATGGTCCACGTTAAAACCAAAACAAGGAGGCAAATAGCGCTATGAATCTTGACAGATTTGCCTATGGCCTGCCGGATTTACAAGATGAGCCGTTGCTTGGTATTTGCGCTCATTGCGGTAGATTTCTGTACGAAGAAGCCCTTCATGAAGACGGAGAGGTATTTTGTGATGAGCAATGCTATACGGAATGGCTAGAAAGAAAAGAGAGGGATGAACTATATGGCAATGCCTGAAAAGAAAGTGGCTACGTTAAATGATTTACCGGCTGAAAAGCAGCTGGAACTACTGAAAAGACAGAGCATTTCCTTCCTGGGTGACGGGCAAGTATTTGTAAAAAAAACCACTGATGGTTTTGTGAGGGCAGTTAAAGCGCCGGTTGTTTTAGAAGAATCGAACAGTGAGTTGGCCGTTATTCAAAACAAGACAATGGTAACGGCAAAGGGATTTTATCATGCGAATCAAATTGCTGGACTGTCGATTATAACCCCCGAAAAGTTGACTCTGCCGGATGGACAAGTTGTCGTAAATCCTTACCCGATGGTTGACCCGGAAAGCCAAACACTGCGGAAAATATGGGTAAAAAAGATGGCTATCGGTTACAGCCCGACCGGTGTCCTGGTGGTAACATCGGCAACACTTCTGTACGACATCAATATGTATTTCATTCAAGACTTGGTAAAGAAAGTAACATATAATGCCGCTGCCGGTCGGGTTTGCATGGAAAACACGCTGACGGATGATGAAAAGAAAAAAGGCATTTTCTATAAGATTGACGGCGCTATGGGTGTATGGGCGGACATGACCAATAAAGACGTGCTAAAAGCGGTTGATACCTTTGTGAACAAGAAGCAATTTGCCGAAAGGAACGCGCAGACCATTGCCGAACGGGTTGCACTGCAAAAGCATCCTGCTATGGCACATATTGCTTACATCGAGCCGGTAGGCAGCGAGAAGCATCATCAAGCGAAAGTTATAATTTATGGCTTCGTTCCGGATTTTTCGCAAAAGCAGTTATTGGATATCGCGGATCAGGCCGAGCGCGGCGAGGAAATTGTAGTAAACGGTAAAAAAGCGGAAGTGATTGAAACGGTTGGCACAGCATCCACCGATGATATGACGGTTGATGTTGACGATGAAGAAAAAGAGGCGCAAGCAGAACCTTCCCACGGACCGGTAAAAACCGATTTGTTTGGAGGTGAAAAGTTCTAATGCTGAAAGAGATTGCTTTTTCAAACTTCAAGGGACAAACCGGGGCGCAGCCGCTAAACGGAATGGACATATTTATTGGCCGGAACGGTTCCGGTAAAACGACCCGTATTATCAATATGCAAAAGGCTGTTTTGGAAAATCGTGCAGCTGGGTATAAAGCCGATTGCTTGAAGCTCATCTTTGAAGCACTGGGAGCTAAGGGTATTCAGGGGGAATTGGTTAAAGAAATTTTAGAGCCGATTCGTGCGGAAATCGGCGGCAACCTTAAACTGATGGGCTTTACTCATGAACCGTTTTTCCAGACAGAAAGCGATACCGGCAAAGAAATCTTTCAGTTTGGCTGGATAAACGAAAAAGGCCATAGTGTTAACTTCGATGCACTTTCAACTGGACAGCAGACGGTATTCCTGGCCGCCATGATGCTGACGATTATTGACCGGGCGCAGCCTACACTTCGCGTATTGGTAATGGATGACCTGAACCATCTTGATAGAAACAACTTTCAGATGCTGATAGATGGCCTGAGTAAAGTAAAAGGCAAGCTGGATAACATTATTCTGGCCGGCGCCATTGAATTCAACTTCGCGGCCGATGGCTGGAATGTATATGATTTGAGCGCTGAACCGGAAGAAGTGAAGCAGAGTGCCTAAAAAGATTGGTAGTTTTTATGACAGCCGCGGGATGTTGTTTGTGGATTGTGCAGAATGCGAACGTGGCGGCAATGGTAACGACAAAGACAAATGTTCCTCTGGCTGGCAAAACAAGCGCTGCGGCAAGGACGGCTGCTTTTGCGGAGCGCTGA
Encoded here:
- a CDS encoding helix-turn-helix transcriptional regulator yields the protein MSTFGERLKTLREESKLSQQELGAKLNLSQSTIAYYESNKKQPSQTTLKKMAKYFSVSTDYILAQSNNPTPSNPPQKKKPKDLLRILEQEDYTLNGEIASPADKEKIAKIIELMYWDAKEQNKRKK
- a CDS encoding helix-turn-helix transcriptional regulator, with amino-acid sequence MKNQRLIDKRSELGLTQIKLSEIVGISQSMLARIESGCREPSKETKIEIACYFGVTVEWLFYEDFYDSKSCKQSNPKPAA
- a CDS encoding helix-turn-helix transcriptional regulator; translation: MPELAKYKPFMAARRIKVIYLALREFRGWSREKASMLTAMSPKTIERIDKGKDPTKDQVKMMDKVYGCQGELIDYWLGRLKLSCQVLRKSFGRKEKSPVLAHRR
- a CDS encoding nucleoid-associated protein codes for the protein MIDLAMMSIDKTIIHQVPNSLAGAAPIFSHEIIHLDGEALAALTRRVTDVMGKGSNCLEMQVNDTTDVSSVTQVISIMENSSDETFISKTISLAQKLFQSQSNNRIPEGILVSLSGRTGASQQQFIALIKAEGETGFHIQDVNQVDFLSNLFLTNAQRLYKIGFFVRDNTNSPINPNDLSIYVFDQNAVHNGTVCLANYFYQTFLGCKQLVNAAHQTETFYSSTKDFIVNNSNFTDEKKIELVNSLHTYLKSDQSAVINGQHFANTYFEDPEIIDQYTSRLTQDKLPLIAISKDISRINRKLKIRRMKFNTGVKISFPSPASGQNTDDLLVMESYNEVTDYTSLKIKGRITSQDS
- a CDS encoding RelA/SpoT domain-containing protein, producing MDETEFRNRYIGEIPVFRSWGYFVQDSIFNILKDRVKNIDLFLKIPLGKPRIKEVDSLIAKAFHRGKDYTSPYEDITDKVGVRFVVLLTTDIDIIKKIIEDQDGVLWKASKDRDFEDEREKSPELFTYESVHYVVYNITQVEYRNEKISPNTPCEIQIRTLLQHAYAEMSHDTTYKSQVKADSQVKRCMARSMALVESADHFFLEAMEKIAEKSSEHEKWAEFCIQYYPLEYREKFDPNANTFLIDQLLPMLSNVEFEEVKDFLQQKQSEFEILITRNYNLSWIYRQPAVLLVYYLIERKNATLQRGWPLVDSLLQPLLSDRGFSPLHSTYT
- a CDS encoding LysM peptidoglycan-binding domain-containing protein codes for the protein MTLREHIRQRDRQRRIVTLVVMISCLAVLTVFTCGNAAPKGQLMTETYTVVAGDTLWDIAGKYMQKNTYAPREIREFYQGIIELNYDSVFSDRQPGDIRTGDRLQINYWIKN